A stretch of the Argentina anserina chromosome 6, drPotAnse1.1, whole genome shotgun sequence genome encodes the following:
- the LOC126799510 gene encoding uncharacterized protein LOC126799510, which produces MKKAEYFSKDFDWDELRVEVENDPSFRYHLVPFQHSLSVAEEKEEAESQPWNEFHHRHASGKFFKERRYLLQEFPELVSCEGNSRVLEVGCGNGSTVLPILRGNEKVTVYACDCSTEALERVKETIYASNLVSIEHRFHTFCCDFSTSGFPTWLNGNPNQANGKQTSDSRGKNESNLNDSHSLKESRCYIGGVDFITLIFTLSALSLQRMPKSIKECFSVMKPGGLLLFRDYGLYDMSMLRFETDKRVGFREYMRSDGTHSYFFCLDTVRNLFTGAGFIEIELEYCCVKSVNRRNGKSMRRVWVHGKFQKPV; this is translated from the exons atgaagaaagcaGAGTACTTTAGCAAGGACTTTGATTGGGACGAGCTGAGAGTTGAGGTGGAAAACGACCCGTCGTTTAGGTACCACTTGGTTCCTTTCCAACACTCTCTTTCAGTtgcagaagaaaaagaagaagctgaaTCTCAGCCGTGGAATGAGTTTCATCACCGTCATGCATCTGGGAAGTTCTTCAAG GAAAGGCGATATTTGCTGCAAGAATTCCCTGAGTTGGTTAGCTGTGAGGGGAATTCCAGGGTTTTGGAGGTGGGGTGTGGTAATGGCAGCACTGTTCTTCCAATATTGAG GGGAAACGAGAAGGTCACTGTTTACGCATGTGATTGTAGCACTGAGGCCCTTGAGAGAGTTAAGGAGACTATTTATGCTTCTAACCTTGTTTCTATTGAGCATCGCTTCCATACATTTTGTTGTGATTTCTCTACCTCTGGGTTTCCCACATGGTTGAATGGAAATCCTAATCAGGCAAATGGTAAACAAACTTCAG ATAGTAGAGGGAAAAACGAAAGCAATCTTAATGATTCACATTCATTGAAAGAAAGCAGATGTTATATTGGTGGAGTTGATTTTATTACCTTG ATATTCACACTTTCGGCGCTATCACTTCAGAGGATGCCAAAGTCCATCAAGGAATGTTTTTCTGTTATGAAACCTGGAGGCCTGCTCCTATTTAGGGATTATG GCCTTTATGACATGAGCATGCTTCGGTTTGAGACAGACAAAAGAGTGGGATTCCGGGAGTATATGCGATCAGACGGAACACACTCTTATTTCTTCTGTTTGGATACCGTAAGAAATCTATTTACAGGAGCAGGCTTTATTGAG ATTGAGCTTGAGTACTGCTGTGTTAAGTCGGTGAATCGTCGAAATGGGAAGAGCATGCGAAGGGTTTGGGTTCACGGAAAGTTCCAAAAGCCTGTATGA
- the LOC126799505 gene encoding protein EIN4, which produces MVRDSHLGVMLRALALGLLVSYLTVSVTASDNEFANCNCDYEGSWSIQSILECQRVSDFMIAIAYFSIPMELIYFVSCSNFPFKWVFVQFIAFIVLCGLTHLLNAWTYYGPHSAHSFQLMLALTIAKFLTALVSCATAITLVTLFPLILKVKVRELFLRQNVLELDQEIGMMKIQKEASWHVRMLTQEIRKSLDKHNILYTTLVELSKTLDLHNCAVWMPNESRTDMNLTHELKGSSSRNYRRSIPINDPNVLEIRESNRVRILRPDSALGAASSGGSSECGAVAAIRMPMLRVSNFKGGTPQLVDTPYAILVLVLPMSDTRVWSYHEMEIVEVVADQVAVALSHAAVLEESQLMREKLREQNRALQQAQKNALMASQARQSFQKVMSNGMRRPMHSILGLLSTFQENMSLKQRIIVDTMVKTSYVLSTLINDVMDMSAKDNGRFPLEMRPFQLHSMIKEASCLAKCLAVYKGFRFEVDVQSSLPNQVMGDERRAFQVILHMVGYLLSTYKGGGTVIFRAIQESGSETQDDKLQQMWRTGTPDEYISVRFELEINDGTSHSGGVLSMVDHAGRRNNNSNEIQKGLSFNICKKIVQMMQGNIWISMNPINLAESMTLVLRFQILPPLGRTMYAAGNPSEQPTSNSEFTGLRVVVADDDNVNRTVTTKLLQKLGCQVSTVSSGFDCLSTLSSAESPFQVVVLDLHMPEMDGFEVAMRIRKFHNPSWPLIIALTASAEEDVWEKCLQMGMNGLIRKPVILQGMSDELRRVLQRAGEGL; this is translated from the exons ATGGTGAGGGATAGTCACTTGGGTGTAATGTTGAGAGCACTGGCTCTTGGGTTGTTAGTTTCCTATCTGACTGTGTCTGTTACAGCCAGTGATAATGAATTTGCAAATTGTAATTGTGACTATGAGGGTTCTTGGAGCATTCAGAGTATTTTAGAGTGTCAAAGAGTGAGTGATTTCATGATTGCTATAGCGTATTTTTCAATCCCTATGGAGCTCATTTACTTTGTCAGCTGCTCAAACTTTCCATtcaaatgggtcttcgttcagTTCATCGCGTTTATAGTGCTTTGTGGATTGACCCATTTGCTCAATGCCTGGACTTATTATGGCCCTCATTCTGCTCACTCTTTCCAATTGATGCTTGCCCTCACCATTGCCAAATTCCTCACTGCCTTGGTCTCGTGTGCAACTGCAATAACCCTTGTAACTCTTTTCCCTCTTATTTTGAAAGTCAAAGTAAGAGAGTTGTTCTTGAGGCAGAATGTGTTGGAATTAGACCAAGAGATAGGGATGATGAAGATACAGAAGGAAGCGAGCTGGCATGTTCGAATGCTGACCCAGGAAATTAGAAAGTCACTCGATAAGCATAACATATTGTACACGACTCTGGTTGAGCTTTCAAAGACATTGGACTTGCATAACTGTGCTGTTTGGATGCCTAATGAGAGTAGGACAGATATGAACCTGACTCATGAGTTGAAAGGGAGTTCTTCGAGAAATTATCGTCGTTCTATCCCAATTAATGACCCAAATGTGTTGGAGATAAGAGAGAGCAATAGGGTAAGAATCCTGAGGCCTGATTCTGCACTTGGAGCTGCAAGTAGTGGTGGGTCTAGCGAATGTGGTGCTGTAGCAGCCATCCGGATGCCAATGCTTCgagtttcaaatttcaaagggGGTACCCCACAGTTAGTTGATACTCCTTATGCTATATTGGTTTTGGTTCTTCCGATGTCAGATACTAGAGTTTGGAGCTATCATGAAATGGAGATAGTGGAAGTCGTGGCTGACCAGGTTGCAGTGGCTCTATCCCACGCTGCAGTACTTGAGGAGTCTCAACTAATGAGAGAAAAGCTGAGAGAACAAAATCGCGCACTACAGCAGGCTCAGAAGAATGCACTGATGGCCAGCCAAGCAAGGCAGTCGTTTCAGAAGGTAATGAGTAATGGAATGAGAAGGCCAATGCATTCCATTTTGGGTTTGCTTTCAACTTTTCAAGAGAATATGAGTTTGAAACAGAGGATTATTGTAGACACGATGGTGAAAACAAGCTATGTTCTCTCCACTTTGATAAATGATGTCATGGATATGTCAGCAAAAGATAATGGGAGGTTTCCTCTGGAAATGAGGCCTTTTCAACTCCACTCCATGATCAAAGAAGCTTCTTGCCTTGCCAAGTGCTTGGCTGTGTATAAGGGCTTTAGGTTTGAAGTTGATGTTCAGAGCTCATTGCCTAATCAGGTGATGGGGGATGAAAGAAGGGCATTTCAAGTAATCTTGCATATGGTTGGATACCTTTTAAGCACATATAAGGGAGGGGGAACTGTCATCTTTCGGGCTATTCAAGAGAGCGGTTCTGAGACTCAAGATGATAAATTGCAACAAATGTGGAGAACAGGTACCCCAGATGAGTACATATCTGTGAGGTTCGAATTGGAGATTAATGACGGAACTTCTCATTCTGGTGGAGTATTATCGATGGTAGATCATGCTGGTAGGAGGAACAACAACAGCAATGAAATTCAGAAGGGCCTGAGCTTCAACATTTGTAAAAAGATTGTCCAG ATGATGCAAGGCAATATCTGGATATCCATGAATCCAATCAATCTTGCAGAAAGCATGACACTTGTTCTCAGGTTTCAAATCCTTCCTCCTTTAGGAAGAACTATGTATGCTGCTGGAAATCCATCGGAGCAACCAACTTCTAACTCAGAGTTTACAGGACTCCGGGTTGTAGTAGCAGATGATGATAATGTAAACAGGACAGTGACCACAAAACTGCTCCAGAAACTTGGATGTCAAGTCAGTACTGTTTCTTCGGGGTTTGATTGCCTGAGTACCCTTAGTAGCGCCGAAAGTCCTTTCCAGGTTGTTGTTCTTGATCTTCACATGCCTGAAATGGATGGGTTTGAAGTGGCAATGAGAATCAGGAAATTCCACAACCCTAGTTGGCCGCTGATCATCGCCCTGACAGCAAGTGCAGAGGAAGATGTCTGGGAGAAATGTCTACAGATGGGCATGAACGGACTGATCCGAAAACCTGTTATTTTGCAAGGGATGTCCGATGAGCTCCGGAGAGTTCTGCAACGAGCCGGTGAAGGTCTATGA
- the LOC126800421 gene encoding probable pectate lyase 8 has translation MAVFEWDNRTISMGILVLFVFFFVAETRLAPTTVDDPDDAASMISSSTLNSTEENPRQIKAPPPLPCPTGNNIDDCWRCDPNWYNNRKRLADCAIGFGKNAIGGRDGRFYVVTDPSDDDAVNPRVGTLRHAVIQSEPLWIVFERDMVIQLKQELIMNSHKTIDGRGARVHIANGACITIQYVKNIIIHGLHIYGCKPTGNAMVRSSPSHFGWRGMADGDAVSIFGSRDVWIDHNSLSNCADGLVDVVMASTAITVSNNDLWHHNEAMLFGHSDSYTGDKDMQVTVVYNRFGEGLVQRMPHCRQGYCHVVNNDYSRGWGMYAIGGSANPTINSEGNRFAADPKRYPNSNEVTKRTSGGGSEWKQWNWRSQGDLLLNGAFFVPSGVPGADAGAYAKASSDVKAQKSSMVEALTSAAGALTCHKDHTCARN, from the coding sequence ATGGCTGTGTTCGAGTGGGATAACAGAACGATTTCTATGGGTATATTGGTTCTCTTCGTGTTCTTCTTCGTTGCCGAAACGAGACTTGCACCAACAACAGTTGATGACCCCGACGACGCTGCTTCCATGATCTCCTCAAGTACCCTAAACAGCACCGAAGAAAACCCCAGGCAGATCAAGGCGCCACCCCCATTACCATGTCCGACCGGGAATAACATCGACGACTGCTGGCGATGTGACCCTAACTGGTACAACAACCGGAAGCGTCTAGCTGACTGCGCCATTGGTTTCGGCAAGAACGCAATCGGCGGCCGCGACGGGCGCTTCTACGTCGTCACTGACCCTAGTGATGATGATGCCGTAAACCCTAGAGTTGGGACGCTCCGCCATGCAGTAATTCAATCCGAGCCTCTATGGATTGTGTTCGAGCGTGATATGGTGATACAACTCAAGCAGGAGCTCATCATGAACAGCCACAAAACTATAGACGGCCGAGGAGCCAGGGTTCATATTGCAAATGGAGCATGCATTACTATCCAATACGTCAAGAACATCATAATACATGGCCTCCACATCTACGGCTGCAAGCCTACGGGGAATGCCATGGTGAGGAGCTCACCGTCACATTTTGGTTGGAGAGGAATGGCAGATGGTGATGCCGTGTCGATTTTCGGTTCCAGGGACGTGTGGATTGATCACAACTCGCTCTCCAACTGCGCCGACGGCCTTGTGGATGTTGTCATGGCCTCAACTGCAATCACAGTCTCGAACAATGACTTATGGCACCACAATGAGGCCATGCTGTTTGGTCACAGTGACTCTTATACCGGAGACAAGGACATGCAAGTGACTGTTGTTTACAATCGCTTTGGGGAAGGACTAGTGCAAAGGATGCCGCATTGTAGGCAAGGTTATTGTCATGTGGTGAACAATGACTACAGCCGAGGCTGGGGGATGTATGCCATCGGCGGAAGTGCAAACCCTACCATCAACAGCGAAGGCAACCGATTCGCTGCTGATCCGAAAAGGTACCCGAATTCGAATGAGGTTACCAAGAGGACTTCAGGGGGCGGGTCGGAGTGGAAGCAGTGGAATTGGAGGTCTCAGGGAGATTTGTTGTTGAATGGTGCCTTCTTTGTTCCGTCTGGAGTACCCGGAGCTGATGCCGGGGCCTATGCTAAGGCCTCGAGTGACGTCAAAGCTCAGAAATCATCCATGGTCGAAGCCTTAACTTCTGCTGCCGGTGCACTCACCTGTCACAAAGACCATACATGCGCTCGTAACTAG
- the LOC126799509 gene encoding AT-hook motif nuclear-localized protein 14, translating to MEPNEHQLSSYFHPSNTTAALSSPTNGLQHQQQLSSADHNNNNLNNNMVFTHSTSASAVPPPPPASAVTSPIEPVKRKRGRPRKYGTPEQALAAKKAATSSSHSSSAKVKKEQQQQHGGAGGAAASPSYSGSTKKSQLSAIGNSGQGFTPHVLTVTAGEDVGDKIMGFMRQSKRDICILSASGSISNASIRQPATSGGNVTYEGYFEIISLSGSYVHTYGGKSGGLSVCLSSTNGQIIGGGVGGPLMAAGPVQVIVGTFLIENKSDVNTGAKVEVSIPRLPSPGDGAPMMNVGFRSTMNSSGRNMVRANDEQQQAFGGSNFMIQGMHGSADWRTGPDARSSGAYELAGRGGRAAHQSPENGDYDQIRD from the exons ATGGAACCAAACGAACACCAACTCAGCTCCTACTTCCACCCCTCCAACACCACCGCCGCCTTGTCTTCTCCGACCAATGGCCTCCAACACCAACAACAGCTGTCCTCGGCCgaccacaacaacaacaaccttAACAACAACATGGTCTTCACTCACTCCACCTCAGCCTCCGCGGTCCCCCCTCCGCCGCCTGCGTCAGCCGTGACGTCACCTATCGAGCCGGTGAAGAGGAAGCGCGGCCGGCCCAGAAAGTACGGCACGCCGGAGCAGGCCTTGGCGGCGAAGAAGGCCGCCACGTCGTCGTCTCACTCCTCCTCTGCTAAGGTCAAGAaggagcagcagcagcagcacgGCGGAGCTGGCGGCGCCGCAGCCTCGCCGTCTTATTCTGGGTCCACCAAGAAATCGCAGCTCTCGGCTATTg GCAATTCTGGACAAGGTTTTACACCACATGTTCTAACCGTGACTGCAGGAGAG GATGTGGGCGACAAAATCATGGGTTTCATGCGGCAGAGTAAGCGTGACATATGCATTCTGTCCGCTTCTGGATCGATCTCAAATGCATCCATCCGTCAGCCAGCTACTTCAGGAGGCAACGTTACATATGAG GGATACTTTGAGATCATCTCACTGTCGGGATCTTATGTACATACATATGGGGGAAAGTCTGGTGGACTCAGTGTGTGTTTGTCCAGTACAAATGGTCAAATCATTGGGGGTGGAGTTGGTGGACCACTGATGGCTGCAGGCCCTGTTCAG GTTATTGTTGGTACTTTTCTGATTGAAAACAAAAGTGATGTCAATACCGGTGCAAAAGTTGAGGTTTCTATCCCCAGGCTGCCATCGCCTGGTGATGGTGCGCCTATGATGAATGTAGGTTTCCGCTCAACAATGAACTCTTCTGGAAGAAATATGGTCCGGGCAAATGATGAACAACAGCAGGCTTTTGGAGGAAGTAATTTCATGATTCAGGGCATGCATGGATCTGCAGATTGGAGGACTGGTCCAGATGCCAGAAGCTCTGGTGCTTATGAATTGGCAG GAAGAGGAGGTCGTGCAGCCCACCAATCTCCTGAAAATGGGGACTACGATCAGATTCGAGACTAG
- the LOC126800427 gene encoding 60S ribosomal protein L18a-like protein, producing the protein MVKLEVDGGGESALVEDRCSDGVYDKPLPCFGCGIGWFSFLLGFAFPPLWYYATVLYIGNFVKDPRERPGLAASAIAALICSVLLVVLLASVFC; encoded by the exons ATGGTGAAACTCGAAGTTGATGGAGGAGGAGAGTCGGCTTTGGTAGAGGATAGATGCTCTGATGGGGTGTATGATAAGCCTCTTCCATGCTTTGGTTGTGGCATTGGATGGTTCTC ATTTCTACTGGGATTCGCTTTTCCTCCACTATGGTACTATGCAACAGTTCTTTACATTGGGAATTTTGTGAAAGACCCTAGAGAGAGGCCTGGCCTAGCAGCATCTGCAATCGCA GCTTTAATTTGCTCAGTCCTCTTGGTTGTCCTGCTAGCTTCAGTATTCTGTTAG
- the LOC126799514 gene encoding uncharacterized protein LOC126799514, producing MMHYKEEKEAKKEAFRKYLESSGVLDALTKVLVALYEQNDKPSSALEFVQQKLGGPSLSDYEKLQAELSDLQMKYNQLFAAYQETSAELEGLKNSQSRTTHHEAPGSTKETVSEEAQKDKS from the exons ATGATGCACTACAAGGAG GAAAAGGAGGCGAAGAAAGAAGCTTTCAGGAAGTACTTGGAATCCAGTGGAGTCCTTGATGCACTGACCAAAG TTTTGGTTGCATTGTACGAGCAAAATGACAAGCCTTCCTCTGCGCTCGA GTTTGTTCAGCAAAAGTTAGGAGGTCCATCTCTGTCTGATTACGAAAAGCTGCAGGCTGAACTTTCAGATTTGCAGATGAAGTATAACCAACTTTTCGCAGCTTACCAAGAGACAAGTGCAGAG TTGGAGGGCCTTAAGAACTCACAATCGCGTACGACTCATCATGAGGCACCAGGTTCTACCAAGGAAACCGTTTCTGAGGAGGCTCAAAAGGATAAGTCCTAG
- the LOC126799508 gene encoding uncharacterized protein LOC126799508 isoform X2, with the protein MANTLSLYRTVKRLGIPDERIILMLADDMACNARNKYPAQVFNNENHKLNLYGDNVEVDYRGYEVTVENFLRVLTGRHETAVPRSKRLLSDEGSHILLYMTGHGGDQFLKFQDSEELQSHDLADAVKQMKEKRRFKELLIMVDTCQAATLFSQLQSPGVLAIGSSMKGENSYSHHLDSDVGVSVVDRFTYYTLAFFEKLNMYDNASVSSLFNSYDPSLLMSTAYYRTDLYQHRLEEVPVTNFFGSVMETIHTDSAYNGLQRKSYSRAKSNTHQSVNGDERTLADSNGQNQFSDLKKEDQQGVFRHLWNIYNDKVGKIEDADSFVQYGLLAMIPLLLLPTLLTR; encoded by the exons ATGGCCAATACTCTATCCCTGTACAG GACGGTTAAGCGACTTGGAATACCTGATGAGAGGATAATACTCATGCTGGCAGATGACATGGCCTGTAATGCTAGAAACAAGTACCCTGCCCAAGTTTTTAATAATGAAAACCACAAACTTAACTTGTATGGAGATAATGTTGAG GTAGATTATCGAGGTTATGAAGTGACGGTTGAAAATTTTTTACGTGTGTTGACTGGCCGCCACGAGACTGCTGTTCCAAGATCTAAGCGTCTTTTAAGTGATGAAGGAAGCCACATTCTTTTGTATATGACTGGGCATGGAGGAGATCAGTTTTTGAAGTTTCAAGACTCAGAAGAGCTCCAAAGTCATGATTTAGCTGATGCCGTGaaacaaatgaaagaaaagcgCAG GTTCAAGGAGTTGTTGATAATGGTGGACACTTGCCAAGCTGCTACTCTCTTCTCTCAG CTTCAATCACCTGGTGTTTTGGCTATTGGAAGTAGCATGAAAGGAGAAAATTCATACTCGCACCACTTGGACTCTGAT GTTGGTGTCTCTGTTGTGGATCGTTTTACCTATTACACCCTTGCATTCTTTGAGAAGCTAAATATGTATGACAATGCTTCTGTGAGCAG TCTTTTTAATTCATATGACCCGAGCTTGTTGATGTCAACTGCCTATTACCGAACAGATCTGTACCAGCATCGTCTTGAAGAG GTACCTGTGACAAACTTCTTTGGATCAGTCATGGAAACCATACATACTGATTCAGCCTACAACGGCCTTCAAAGGAAAAGTTACAGCAGAGCTAAAAGCAATACGCATCAATCAGTTAATGGTGATGAAAGAACTCTGGCTGATTCAAATGGTCAGAATCAATTCAGTGACCTGAAAAAAGAG GATCAGCAAGGGGTTTTCAGACATTTGTGGAACATTTATAATGACAAGGTTGGAAAAATTGAAGATGCGGATTCATTTGTGCAGTATGGTTTGCTAGCCATGATTCCACTGCTGCTACTTCCCACATTGCTAACGCGGTGA
- the LOC126799508 gene encoding uncharacterized protein LOC126799508 isoform X1 has product MTQSFLLLSLLYQTLHPKFSSLRFKMSNLFKWVPVIAVFCVLGSINASAFGSPASSETTMHTNNWAVLVCTSRFWFNYRHMANTLSLYRTVKRLGIPDERIILMLADDMACNARNKYPAQVFNNENHKLNLYGDNVEVDYRGYEVTVENFLRVLTGRHETAVPRSKRLLSDEGSHILLYMTGHGGDQFLKFQDSEELQSHDLADAVKQMKEKRRFKELLIMVDTCQAATLFSQLQSPGVLAIGSSMKGENSYSHHLDSDVGVSVVDRFTYYTLAFFEKLNMYDNASVSSLFNSYDPSLLMSTAYYRTDLYQHRLEEVPVTNFFGSVMETIHTDSAYNGLQRKSYSRAKSNTHQSVNGDERTLADSNGQNQFSDLKKEDQQGVFRHLWNIYNDKVGKIEDADSFVQYGLLAMIPLLLLPTLLTR; this is encoded by the exons ATGACCCAAAGCTTCTTGCTTTTGTCACTTCTCTATCAAACTCTGCACCCAAAGTTCTCATCTTTGCGTTTCAAGATGTCCAATTTGTTCAAGTGGGTACCAGTTATTGCTGTATTTTGCGTTCTGGGTTCGATCAACGCCTCCGCATTTGGCTCTCCTGCTTCTTCGGAGACCACTATGCATACTAACAATTGGGCTGTTCTTGTCTGCACCTCTCGCTTCTG GTTTAATTATCGACACATGGCCAATACTCTATCCCTGTACAG GACGGTTAAGCGACTTGGAATACCTGATGAGAGGATAATACTCATGCTGGCAGATGACATGGCCTGTAATGCTAGAAACAAGTACCCTGCCCAAGTTTTTAATAATGAAAACCACAAACTTAACTTGTATGGAGATAATGTTGAG GTAGATTATCGAGGTTATGAAGTGACGGTTGAAAATTTTTTACGTGTGTTGACTGGCCGCCACGAGACTGCTGTTCCAAGATCTAAGCGTCTTTTAAGTGATGAAGGAAGCCACATTCTTTTGTATATGACTGGGCATGGAGGAGATCAGTTTTTGAAGTTTCAAGACTCAGAAGAGCTCCAAAGTCATGATTTAGCTGATGCCGTGaaacaaatgaaagaaaagcgCAG GTTCAAGGAGTTGTTGATAATGGTGGACACTTGCCAAGCTGCTACTCTCTTCTCTCAG CTTCAATCACCTGGTGTTTTGGCTATTGGAAGTAGCATGAAAGGAGAAAATTCATACTCGCACCACTTGGACTCTGAT GTTGGTGTCTCTGTTGTGGATCGTTTTACCTATTACACCCTTGCATTCTTTGAGAAGCTAAATATGTATGACAATGCTTCTGTGAGCAG TCTTTTTAATTCATATGACCCGAGCTTGTTGATGTCAACTGCCTATTACCGAACAGATCTGTACCAGCATCGTCTTGAAGAG GTACCTGTGACAAACTTCTTTGGATCAGTCATGGAAACCATACATACTGATTCAGCCTACAACGGCCTTCAAAGGAAAAGTTACAGCAGAGCTAAAAGCAATACGCATCAATCAGTTAATGGTGATGAAAGAACTCTGGCTGATTCAAATGGTCAGAATCAATTCAGTGACCTGAAAAAAGAG GATCAGCAAGGGGTTTTCAGACATTTGTGGAACATTTATAATGACAAGGTTGGAAAAATTGAAGATGCGGATTCATTTGTGCAGTATGGTTTGCTAGCCATGATTCCACTGCTGCTACTTCCCACATTGCTAACGCGGTGA
- the LOC126800428 gene encoding F-box/kelch-repeat protein At3g23880-like, which produces MNSKRLDLGVRRSQLPDEILQEIFMRLPLKPLVKLTAVCKSWNSLVKTSAFIHAHRARNNQDQNLLLTKVIVSPKIPGKDVSHDRHLFSLRTDEPTFPVYRSYYKQLTHPFESYNKLHARSAKDRLKITPYDEIQTCNGLVFLASHRVLNLSNSTALLWNPCIRKFVRLPRLIDKSRREVDRRISYGFGYDLRTDDYKVLRIVITQGNTSYDIWSLKRPCWRGLSVLPPVDDFDPTWRHAPIFVRGAVHWVHHQEKEGDGPIVSFDMSNEVFGEIMIPEVMRNKRTMVISRYGNCLATLQWDVYSEEGVDMWLMMEYGVVESWTKLVTVKSVPTSFKRLGCRNNGDVVIKIRRSDSFDHNTKKVTMRYKQKLLSPVSVDMVSFPVVGRFSEYLLVEPFEETLVLLDRQTRVKTFGGPL; this is translated from the coding sequence ATGAACTCGAAAAGATTAGACTTAGGCGTACGTCGTTCCCAGCTTCCTGATGAAATCCTCCAAGAAATCTTTATGAGGCTTCCCCTCAAACCTTTAGTAAAACTAACAGCAGTTTGCAAGTCATGGAACTCGCTGGTCAAAACCTCTGCATTCATTCACGCCCACCGTGCCCGCAACAACCAAGATCAAAACCTTCTGCTGACAAAGGTGATCGTCTCCCCCAAAATACCAGGGAAAGATGTTTCTCACGATCGCCATCTTTTCTCTTTGCGTACAGATGAACCTACATTTCCCGTGTATAGAAGTTACTACAAGCAGCTAACTCATCCATTTGAATCTTATAACAAATTGCATGCAAGATCCGCAAAGGACAGATTAAAAATCACACCATATGATGAGATCCAGACTTGCAACGGCCTAGTGTTTCTCGCTTCTCATAGGGTCCTTAATCTATCCAACTCTACCGCCTTGCTTTGGAACCCTTGCATTAGAAAGTTTGTGAGGCTGCCCCGGCTAATTGATAAAAGCCGTCGTGAGGTTGATAGGAGGATTTCATATGGCTTTGGTTATGATTTGCGGACCGATGATTATAAAGTTTTGAGAATTGTAATTACACAAGGGAATACCTCATACGATATTTGGTCTCTAAAGCGACCCTGCTGGAGGGGTCTTAGTGTTCTtcctcccgtagacgactttGATCCCACGTGGCGCCATGCTCCCATCTTTGTTCGTGGTGCTGTTCATTGGGTGCATCACCAGGAGAAGGAGGGTGACGGACCCATCGTTTCCTTTGATATGTCAAATGAAGTATTTGGTGAGATAATGATTCCTGAAGTCATGAGGAATAAACGCACCATGGTAATTTCAAGATACGGGAACTGCTTAGCAACTCTGCAGTGGGATGTATATTCAGAGGAGGGTGTTGACATGTGGTTAATGATGGAGTACGGTGTGGTCGAATCTTGGACTAAATTGGTGACGGTTAAATCAGTGCCAACATCCTTTAAAAGGCTTGGGTGTAGAAACAATGGTGATGTTGTGATCAAAATCAGACGTAGTGACTCGTTTGATCACAATACTAAAAAAGTTACGATGAGATACAAGCAGAAATTGTTGAGTCCCGTTAGCGTGGACATGGTTAGTTTTCCAGTAGTGGGCAGGTTCTCGGAATACTTACTTGTGGAGCCTTTTGAAGAAACTCTAGTCTTACTTGACCGCCAGACCCGTGTCAAAACATTTGGAGGCCCTCTGTGA